GAAAATTCAAAAAATACCTGCGGAATGTGGTTTCTAAAGTTCAAGCCCAGCAAGTACGCACAATTTCTAAACAGCGGATTTTAGGAGATGCTATGGGTAGTTTGAGTACAGAATTGATAGAATTAGTGAATGCTGCGCTCAAATTACATCTCTCTTTAGAGTGAATTACAATTTTGGGAGATTGAAAGAAATATTTCTATCTAAAATCTTAGCTTTGGGCATATCCACCATCCACAACCAATGTCTGACGAGTGATTGCTCTGGAGGTGTCCGAGGCCAGAAACAGATAAGTTCCCACTAATTCATCTGGTGTAAGTTCGATGGGAATCAATTGTTGCTCGTGTAGATTTTTGTGTTTGGCTTCTGGTGTCACCCATTGATCTATCTGTCTTTCGGTCATAATCCAACCTGGTGCTACAGCATTCACCCGGATATGGTGTTTCCCCACTGCCGTCGCCAGACTGCGAACCATACCGATAATTGCTGCCTTAGTTGTGTTGTAGGCAATCATATCTGGTTTAGCAACCCACACTACATGAGAACTAGTCATAATGATGCTACCTCCACCAACAGCGATCATGTCGGGCAAAAGTTCACGGCAAGTCACGAAATAATGCACCACATTTAACTGAAACAAGTCGTTCCACTGGTTCTCTGACATTTCCAATAAGGGATATCTAGGATCATAACCAGCGTTATTAATTAAAACATTCACCACAGGTCTTTCTTTTTTAACCTGTGCCAAGGTTGCAGTTAGTGCTGAGGTATCAGTTAAATCTACAGAATATACATTAACTTTACATCCTAATTGTTCACATTCTGTAGCTATTAATAACCCCTTGTCGTAGTTTATATCTAAAATAGTTACCTCAGCTGACTGTTCTGCAAAGGTTCGAGCTAAAGCTTCTCCAATACCCTGACTACCACCTGTAATCAAAACGTGCTTATTTTTCAAATCGGGATAGATTGGATGCATGATTTTCTCCAGTATTTATCTATTAGAGACGTTACCTATAACATCTCTACAAATGTTTAATTACTCAAATTTAGCTTGGCAAACTCAGGTTATACTAATGCTTGTTTTCTATTAGTCAGCCAGTCTTTGCTAGCTGAGAGATGTAACTTGAGTTCATCCAAGTTGTCTTCTGAATCGGAACCTGGTGTTTGTCGAGGAGCGGCACATTCAAACACAATTGGTCCAG
The DNA window shown above is from Anabaena sp. WA102 and carries:
- a CDS encoding type II toxin-antitoxin system PemK/MazF family toxin; this encodes MVSKVQAQQVRTISKQRILGDAMGSLSTELIELVNAALKLHLSLE
- a CDS encoding SDR family NAD(P)-dependent oxidoreductase gives rise to the protein MHPIYPDLKNKHVLITGGSQGIGEALARTFAEQSAEVTILDINYDKGLLIATECEQLGCKVNVYSVDLTDTSALTATLAQVKKERPVVNVLINNAGYDPRYPLLEMSENQWNDLFQLNVVHYFVTCRELLPDMIAVGGGSIIMTSSHVVWVAKPDMIAYNTTKAAIIGMVRSLATAVGKHHIRVNAVAPGWIMTERQIDQWVTPEAKHKNLHEQQLIPIELTPDELVGTYLFLASDTSRAITRQTLVVDGGYAQS